Proteins co-encoded in one Lysobacter solisilvae genomic window:
- a CDS encoding helix-turn-helix transcriptional regulator: protein MRRADRLFLLIHALRGRRSAITAVQLATTLQVSPRTVYRDVADLQLSGVPIEGEAGVGYVLRKGADIPPLMFNAEELEALVVGTRFVRAFGGERLGRGATAALLKIEAVLPPELRERSQRTRIFAPEVGDRIENTGLIDALHAAIGAMQVLRLDYRDGQGAVSAREVEPLALAFWGGTLTLGAWCRLRGDFRNFRPDRIVRHAPTGEIFAPDPARGFDAYLRAVNAGGGAG from the coding sequence ATGCGCCGCGCCGACCGTCTGTTCCTGCTGATCCACGCCCTGCGCGGCCGGCGCAGCGCGATCACTGCCGTGCAGCTGGCCACCACGCTGCAGGTCTCGCCGCGCACGGTCTACCGTGATGTCGCCGACCTGCAGCTGTCGGGCGTGCCGATCGAAGGCGAGGCGGGCGTCGGTTACGTCCTGCGCAAGGGCGCGGACATCCCGCCGCTGATGTTCAACGCCGAGGAACTGGAGGCGCTGGTCGTGGGCACGCGGTTCGTGCGGGCCTTCGGTGGCGAGCGCCTCGGCCGGGGCGCGACGGCCGCGCTGCTGAAGATCGAGGCCGTGCTGCCGCCGGAGCTGCGCGAACGCAGCCAGCGGACGCGGATCTTCGCGCCGGAGGTCGGCGACCGGATCGAGAACACGGGCCTGATCGATGCCCTGCACGCGGCCATTGGCGCGATGCAGGTGTTGCGGCTGGACTACCGGGACGGCCAGGGCGCGGTCAGCGCACGCGAGGTCGAGCCGCTCGCGCTCGCCTTCTGGGGCGGCACCTTGACGCTCGGCGCCTGGTGCCGGCTGCGCGGGGACTTCCGCAACTTCCGCCCGGACCGCATCGTCCGCCACGCCCCCACCGGCGAGATCTTCGCCCCGGACCCGGCGCGCGGGTTCGACGCCTACCTGCGGGCGGTGAACGCCGGCGGCGGCGCGGGCTGA
- a CDS encoding SRPBCC family protein produces the protein MDLHLQADQDFGADPDTVFALALDAARFPEFFTGFGPIPAVRQITAHAPPAVGSTRELINGDGSRLHERITALDAPRHHAYTLTGLRPPLAWLVRAGHANWRFTPTAHGTHVRWQYRWTLTSPLAWPLAAPLLRVFMRGAMARCLAAMAAALADAPARALPPHIRTEH, from the coding sequence ATGGACCTCCACCTGCAGGCCGACCAGGACTTCGGCGCCGACCCGGACACCGTCTTCGCGCTGGCGCTGGATGCCGCGCGGTTCCCGGAATTCTTCACCGGCTTCGGACCGATCCCCGCCGTCCGCCAGATCACCGCGCATGCGCCGCCCGCGGTCGGCAGCACGCGCGAGCTGATCAACGGGGACGGCTCGCGCCTGCACGAACGCATCACCGCGCTGGACGCGCCGCGCCACCACGCCTACACGCTGACCGGGCTGCGGCCGCCGCTGGCTTGGCTGGTACGGGCCGGGCACGCCAACTGGCGCTTCACCCCGACCGCGCACGGCACGCACGTGCGCTGGCAGTACCGCTGGACGCTGACCTCGCCGCTGGCCTGGCCGCTGGCCGCGCCGCTGCTGCGGGTCTTCATGCGCGGCGCGATGGCGCGCTGCCTGGCCGCGATGGCCGCGGCGCTGGCCGATGCGCCGGCCCGCGCACTCCCCCCGCACATCCGCACGGAGCACTGA
- a CDS encoding sterol desaturase family protein, whose translation MEKWILLGMGPVFVLLIGLEAWYWRRRRPDAYSLVDTLSNAGLALMHQAADAVAWALVLGLYYAVYQYRVFDWPATWWSIAALFVLQDFLYYFFHRASHRVRWLWASHVTHHSSERLNLSTAFRQSLTYPISGMWVFWLPLAWLGFAPAHIVAVVAINLGFQFFVHTQAVGRLGWLEHVINTPSTHRVHHARNPRYIDRNYAGVLVIWDRLFGTYVPEDDAEPCQYGIVGQVHGHNPITLTFHEWIAMLRDARRAGSLRAALGQLVCPPERALSHPARKPAVAPAVADADALGAGLESAEV comes from the coding sequence ATGGAGAAATGGATCCTGCTGGGCATGGGCCCGGTCTTCGTGCTGCTGATCGGGCTGGAAGCCTGGTACTGGCGCCGCCGCCGCCCCGACGCGTACAGCCTGGTCGACACGCTCTCCAACGCGGGCCTGGCGCTGATGCACCAGGCCGCCGACGCCGTGGCCTGGGCGCTGGTGCTCGGCCTGTACTACGCGGTGTACCAGTACCGCGTGTTCGATTGGCCGGCGACGTGGTGGAGCATCGCCGCGCTGTTCGTGCTGCAGGACTTCCTCTATTACTTCTTCCACCGGGCCAGCCATCGCGTGCGCTGGCTGTGGGCCTCGCATGTCACCCACCATTCCTCCGAGCGGCTGAACCTGTCGACCGCGTTCCGGCAGAGCCTGACCTACCCGATCTCGGGCATGTGGGTGTTCTGGCTGCCGCTGGCGTGGCTGGGCTTCGCGCCGGCGCACATCGTGGCGGTGGTGGCGATCAACCTGGGCTTCCAGTTCTTCGTGCACACGCAGGCGGTCGGCCGCCTGGGCTGGCTGGAGCACGTGATCAACACGCCCTCCACGCACCGCGTGCACCACGCCCGCAACCCGCGCTACATCGACCGCAACTACGCCGGCGTGCTGGTGATCTGGGACCGGCTGTTCGGCACCTACGTACCCGAAGACGACGCCGAACCGTGCCAGTACGGCATCGTCGGCCAGGTGCACGGCCACAACCCGATCACGCTCACCTTCCACGAATGGATCGCGATGCTGCGCGACGCGCGGCGCGCCGGGTCGCTGCGCGCGGCGCTGGGGCAACTGGTGTGCCCGCCGGAGCGGGCGCTGTCGCACCCGGCGCGGAAACCGGCGGTCGCTCCTGCCGTGGCGGACGCGGACGCGCTGGGCGCCGGACTCGAATCGGCCGAGGTCTGA
- a CDS encoding response regulator, with product MTIALADDQALVRAGLRALLERQGIVIAFEADHGQALLDGLAAHAVDVVLSDIRMPGMDGIEALQRLRDAGHTTPVLLLTTFDDSELLLRATQAGAQGFLLKDAAPDDLRDAITRVARGETLLQPVSTDAVRARYQYHAQEAPKERFSEREVAILRLLAGGYSNKEIARSLFLAEGTVKNYVSVILEKLDTRDRTRAVLKAITLRVI from the coding sequence ATCACCATCGCCCTGGCCGACGACCAGGCGCTGGTCCGCGCCGGGCTGCGCGCGCTGCTGGAACGGCAGGGGATCGTGATCGCCTTCGAAGCCGACCACGGCCAGGCCCTGCTCGACGGCCTGGCGGCCCACGCCGTCGACGTCGTGCTCAGCGACATCCGCATGCCGGGCATGGACGGCATCGAAGCCCTGCAGCGGCTGCGCGACGCCGGCCACACGACACCCGTCCTGCTGCTGACCACGTTCGACGACAGCGAACTGCTGCTGCGCGCCACCCAGGCCGGTGCGCAGGGTTTCCTGCTCAAGGACGCCGCCCCCGACGACCTGCGCGACGCGATCACGCGCGTGGCGCGCGGCGAGACGCTGCTGCAGCCGGTCAGCACCGACGCGGTGCGCGCGCGCTACCAGTACCACGCGCAGGAGGCGCCCAAGGAACGCTTCAGCGAACGCGAGGTGGCGATCCTGCGCCTGCTGGCCGGCGGCTACTCGAACAAGGAAATCGCCCGCTCGCTGTTCCTGGCCGAGGGCACGGTGAAGAACTACGTCTCGGTGATCCTGGAAAAGCTCGACACCCGCGACCGCACGCGCGCCGTGCTCAAGGCGATCACGCTGCGGGTGATCTGA
- a CDS encoding sensor histidine kinase: MTQRLRNLLEPLNLAAVLTWLAVAVSMRFMSPDRQWLGWTLLVAWLLAFLAQSLMGGGPEQRRNPAYQLLLAFELVVSMVLIWADPRPGTAQVLLVIWTAQMAMQSLRRALVAVLLVDVVYYLLIRDAGYSSPLSVTVINFGFQMFAALCAFYAVSAEQARDRLALVNADLLATRALLADAARDAERLRVARELHDVAGHKLTALTLNLRALAADPAFAQRSELDIAQRMSAELLGDIRNVVQALRDSTGLDLATALRALAAPMPRPSLDLSIAPDVQVSDPAVAEAVLRLVQEALTNSARHGEAQRVRVRLYREGTRLAVRVEDDGQLRGAIREGNGLSGMRERLAAAGGTLALSTTARGALRIDASLPL, from the coding sequence ATGACGCAACGCCTGCGCAACCTGCTCGAACCGCTCAACCTGGCCGCCGTGCTGACGTGGCTGGCAGTCGCCGTGTCGATGCGCTTCATGAGCCCGGACCGGCAATGGCTGGGCTGGACGCTGCTGGTGGCCTGGCTGCTGGCATTCCTCGCCCAGAGCCTGATGGGCGGGGGCCCGGAGCAGCGGCGCAACCCGGCCTACCAGCTGCTGCTGGCGTTCGAGCTGGTGGTGTCGATGGTGCTGATCTGGGCCGACCCGCGACCGGGCACCGCGCAGGTGCTGCTGGTGATCTGGACGGCGCAGATGGCCATGCAGTCGCTGCGGCGGGCGCTGGTCGCCGTGCTGCTGGTCGACGTCGTCTATTACCTGCTGATCCGCGATGCCGGCTACAGCTCGCCGCTGTCGGTCACCGTGATCAACTTCGGCTTCCAGATGTTCGCCGCGCTGTGCGCCTTCTACGCCGTCAGCGCCGAGCAGGCGCGCGACCGGCTGGCCCTGGTCAACGCCGACCTGCTGGCCACGCGCGCGCTGCTGGCCGACGCCGCCCGCGACGCCGAGCGCCTGCGCGTGGCGCGCGAGCTGCACGACGTCGCCGGCCACAAGCTCACCGCGTTGACCCTCAACCTGCGCGCGCTGGCCGCCGACCCGGCCTTCGCACAGCGCAGCGAACTGGACATCGCCCAGCGCATGTCGGCCGAGCTGCTGGGCGACATCCGCAATGTCGTGCAGGCGCTGCGCGATTCGACCGGTCTGGACCTGGCCACCGCGCTGCGCGCGCTGGCCGCGCCGATGCCGCGTCCCTCGCTCGACTTGTCGATCGCCCCGGACGTGCAGGTGAGCGACCCGGCGGTGGCCGAGGCCGTGCTGCGGCTGGTCCAGGAAGCGCTGACCAACAGCGCGCGGCATGGCGAGGCGCAACGCGTGCGGGTGCGGCTGTACCGCGAGGGCACGCGGCTGGCCGTGCGGGTGGAGGACGACGGCCAGCTGCGCGGCGCGATCCGCGAGGGCAACGGCCTGTCCGGCATGCGCGAGCGCCTGGCGGCCGCCGGCGGCACGCTGGCGCTGTCGACCACGGCGCGCGGCGCGCTGCGCATCGATGCGAGCCTGCCGCTGTGA
- a CDS encoding DUF2306 domain-containing protein codes for MTAYQILVASHVAAGTLALATFWSAAALRKGSPLHRRAGQLYLLAMLGIILSGLPLAVVRVVEGHPVTAAFLGYLVVITAGGTWTAWRAVRDKRDVARFTGPVYATLGWLSLLSGAGVLALGLKVGSPLLMGFSSVGLFAGQDMLRKRRDTTRLTSRPNWWFVEHYTAMLGNGVATHIAFLGIGLPRLFPAVDGVALHYTAWFGPLVVALAAKLLLDRRYKPKARPVAQPAIA; via the coding sequence ATGACCGCCTACCAGATCCTCGTCGCCTCGCACGTGGCCGCCGGCACGCTGGCGCTGGCCACCTTCTGGAGCGCGGCCGCGCTGCGCAAGGGCAGCCCGCTGCACCGGCGCGCGGGCCAGCTCTACCTGCTCGCGATGCTCGGCATCATCCTCAGCGGCCTGCCGCTGGCGGTGGTGCGCGTGGTCGAGGGCCACCCCGTGACGGCCGCGTTCCTGGGCTACCTGGTGGTGATCACGGCCGGCGGCACCTGGACCGCCTGGCGGGCGGTGCGCGACAAGCGCGATGTCGCCCGGTTCACCGGCCCGGTCTACGCGACGCTGGGATGGCTGTCGCTGCTGAGCGGGGCGGGCGTGCTGGCGCTGGGCCTCAAGGTGGGCTCGCCGCTGCTGATGGGCTTCTCGTCCGTCGGCCTGTTCGCCGGCCAGGACATGCTGCGCAAGCGCCGCGACACCACGCGCCTGACGAGCCGGCCGAACTGGTGGTTCGTCGAGCACTACACCGCGATGCTCGGCAATGGCGTGGCTACGCACATCGCCTTCCTCGGCATCGGGTTGCCGCGCCTGTTTCCCGCGGTGGACGGCGTCGCGCTGCATTACACGGCCTGGTTCGGCCCGCTGGTGGTGGCGCTGGCTGCCAAGCTGCTGCTGGACCGCCGCTACAAGCCCAAGGCCCGCCCGGTCGCGCAGCCGGCGATCGCGTGA
- a CDS encoding erythromycin esterase family protein — protein sequence MSFEDRRDAGRALARALHAHAGRRAAIVLALPRGGVPVAYEVAMQLRLPLDVFVVRKLGVPGQEEVAMGAIASGGVTVLNPDVLALLELEAGAMQDVVAREQRELARREQAYRGDRPAPELAGRTVILVDDGLATGASMRAAVTALRQAPTPPARILVAVPVAPTDTCQALRALADEVVCLHTPEPFGSVGLWYGEFDATEDAEVRDLLARAAAPVHAPAQDADLVVQRRAMPLRGTPDDFDALIERARAASLVLLGEASHGTQEFYQLRADITRRLITELGFTAVAVEADWPDAYRVNRHVRGDPQDADADQALAGFLRFPTWMWRNTVVRGFVDWLRAHNDALSPDARVGFYGLDLYSLHSSIQAVLDYLHRTDPDGERRARERYACFDHFGDDPQAYGHAASIDLGLSCEDEVVAQLLELSRAAQLASGEDDEALFFAEQNARLVRNAEAYYRTMFRGRQSSWNLRDTHMMETLQALVDRGARGAARAKIVVWAHNSHLGDARATQMGEQGELNLGQLVRQRHGGDSLLVGFSTYRGTVTAAHDWDDPAQTRNVRAGLPGSFEALFHGTRLPAFQLDLHDPELRHALRTPRLQRAIGVIYRPQTERYSHYFDVRLPDQFDWLVHLDETTALEPLDPAAWAPGDEPPETWPSGL from the coding sequence ATGAGTTTCGAGGACCGCCGCGACGCCGGTCGTGCCCTCGCGCGCGCCCTCCACGCCCATGCCGGACGCCGCGCCGCGATCGTGCTGGCGCTGCCGCGTGGTGGCGTGCCGGTGGCCTACGAGGTCGCCATGCAGCTGCGCCTGCCACTGGACGTGTTCGTCGTGCGCAAGCTCGGCGTGCCCGGACAGGAAGAGGTGGCGATGGGCGCGATCGCCAGCGGCGGCGTCACCGTCCTCAATCCCGACGTGCTGGCCTTGCTGGAACTGGAGGCCGGCGCGATGCAGGACGTCGTCGCGCGCGAACAACGCGAACTGGCGCGGCGGGAGCAGGCATACCGCGGTGACCGGCCCGCACCGGAGCTGGCAGGGCGCACCGTCATCCTGGTCGACGACGGACTGGCCACGGGCGCCTCGATGCGCGCGGCGGTGACGGCCCTGCGCCAGGCGCCGACGCCACCGGCGCGCATCCTGGTCGCCGTCCCGGTCGCGCCCACGGACACCTGCCAGGCGCTGCGGGCGCTCGCCGACGAGGTGGTCTGCCTGCACACCCCCGAGCCCTTCGGCAGCGTCGGCCTGTGGTACGGCGAATTCGACGCCACCGAAGACGCCGAAGTGCGCGACCTCCTCGCGCGCGCCGCCGCGCCCGTGCACGCCCCGGCGCAGGACGCCGACCTGGTCGTGCAGCGGCGCGCGATGCCGCTGCGGGGCACGCCCGACGACTTCGACGCCCTGATCGAGCGTGCCCGCGCCGCCTCGCTGGTGCTGCTGGGCGAGGCCTCGCACGGCACGCAGGAGTTCTACCAGCTGCGCGCGGACATCACCCGCCGCCTGATCACCGAGCTGGGCTTCACCGCGGTGGCGGTGGAGGCCGACTGGCCCGACGCCTACCGGGTCAACCGCCATGTCCGCGGCGATCCGCAGGACGCGGACGCCGACCAGGCCCTGGCGGGATTCCTGCGCTTTCCGACCTGGATGTGGCGCAACACCGTGGTGCGCGGCTTCGTCGACTGGCTGCGCGCCCACAACGACGCGCTGTCGCCGGATGCGCGGGTCGGCTTCTACGGGCTCGACCTCTACAGCCTGCACAGTTCCATCCAGGCCGTGCTCGACTACCTGCATCGCACCGATCCGGACGGCGAGCGCCGCGCGCGCGAACGCTACGCCTGCTTCGACCACTTCGGCGATGACCCGCAGGCCTATGGCCACGCCGCCAGCATCGACCTGGGCCTGAGCTGCGAGGACGAGGTCGTCGCGCAGCTGCTGGAACTGTCGCGCGCGGCGCAGCTCGCCAGCGGCGAGGACGACGAGGCGCTGTTCTTCGCCGAACAGAACGCGCGCCTGGTGCGCAATGCCGAGGCGTACTACCGCACGATGTTCCGCGGGCGCCAGTCCTCGTGGAACCTGCGCGACACGCACATGATGGAAACCCTGCAGGCGCTGGTCGACCGCGGCGCCCGTGGCGCGGCGCGGGCGAAGATCGTCGTGTGGGCGCACAACTCCCACCTGGGCGACGCGCGTGCCACGCAGATGGGCGAGCAGGGCGAACTCAACCTGGGCCAGCTGGTGCGCCAGCGCCACGGCGGTGACAGCCTGCTGGTGGGCTTCAGCACCTACCGCGGCACGGTCACCGCCGCGCACGACTGGGACGATCCGGCCCAGACGCGCAACGTGCGCGCCGGCCTGCCCGGCAGCTTCGAGGCGCTGTTCCACGGCACGCGGCTGCCGGCGTTCCAGCTCGACCTGCACGACCCGGAGCTGCGCCACGCGCTGCGCACGCCGCGCCTGCAGCGCGCCATCGGCGTGATCTACCGGCCGCAGACCGAGCGCTACAGCCACTATTTCGACGTGCGCCTGCCCGACCAGTTCGATTGGCTGGTGCACCTGGACGAAACCACGGCGCTGGAGCCGCTCGACCCGGCCGCCTGGGCGCCGGGCGACGAACCGCCGGAGACGTGGCCCAGCGGGCTGTGA